In a single window of the Rhodamnia argentea isolate NSW1041297 chromosome 2, ASM2092103v1, whole genome shotgun sequence genome:
- the LOC115739263 gene encoding adenylate kinase, chloroplastic, translating into MAMACSGHMLVVAKPEPCTHSLTRHSPSNSCKIFSSSLHFLGKDIAPTRRFHASPTKNAPFARRSKLALVAMAKPDPLRIMISGAPASGKGTQCELITKKYGLVHIAAGDLLRAEVAAGSENGKRAKEHMEKGQLVPDEITVMMVKEQLLQSDSLENGWLLDGYPRSLSQATALQEFGLQADLFILLEVPEEILVERVVGRRLDPVTGRIYHLKYSPPETEEIAARLTQRFDDTEEKVKLRLRTHHQNVEAVLSMYKDITIKVNGAAPKEDVFAQIDNALSKLLEQRKVTSGTLAA; encoded by the exons atggcaatGGCTTGCTCTGGGCACATGCTAGTAGTAGCCAAGCCAGAGCCCTGTACTCACTCTCTTACTCGTCATTCTCCTTCGAATTCCTGCAAGATTTTCTCCTCCAGTTTGCATTTTCTCGGTAAAGATATCGCCCCAACTCGTCGTTTCCATGCGTCCCCTACCAAGAACGCCCCTTTCGCACGACGTTCCAAACTCGCG TTGGTTGCGATGGCCAAGCCCGACCCATTGAGGATAATGATATCTGGAGCGCCCGCTTCGGGTAAAGGGACTCAATGTGAGCTCATTACTAAGAaa TACGGTTTGGTGCACATTGCTGCTGGGGATCTGTTACGGGCTGAAGTTGCAGCTGGGAGTGAAAATGGAAAGCGAGCAAAGGAGCATATGGAGAAAGGGCAATTGGTCCCTGACGAAATAACTGTAATG ATGGTTAAGGAGCAGCTGTTGCAATCAGATTCTCTAGAAAATGGTTGGCTTTTAGATGGATACCCCAGGAGCTTATCCCAAGCCACAGCTCTGCAAGAATTTGGGCTCCAGGCAgatcttttcattcttttggaa GTCCCTGAAGAGATTCTTGTGGAAAGAGTTGTTGGCAGACGGTTAGATCCTGTTACTGGTAGGATATATCACTTGAAGTATTCTCCTCCAGAGACCGAAGAGATCGCTGCCAGATTGACACAGAGATTTGATGATACCGAAGAAAAG gTGAAGTTGCGGTTGCGCACTCATCATCAAAATGTCGAAGCAGTGCTATCAATGTATAAAGACATAACAATCAag GTGAATGGAGCCGCTCCAAAGGAGGATGTATTTGCCCAAATTGATAATGCTCTCTCGAAACTTCTTGAGCAACGGAAAGTTACTTCGGGAACTCTTGCAGCATAG
- the LOC115734306 gene encoding putative methylesterase 14, chloroplastic has product MGNRFVCMTKKDASEGGNVSRSKRMATGRSQRKLVVEEELLHRQALSMALHQSQRFDGSMSRRINGNTSSRRRPLSDQSPNGKPVADFLEGVKWKKFVLIHGEGFGAWCWYKTIVLLEEVGLIPTAIDLTGSGIDATDTNSVCTLAEYSKPLSDYLQNLPEDEKVILVGHSIGGACVSYALEQFPEKISKAIYICGTMVANGQRPFDVFAEELGSAEIFMQESKYLIHGNGKDKTPTGFQFEKNQMKGLYFNQSPAKDVALAMVSMRPIPLGPIMQELSLSPEKYGRCHRFYVQTLDDRALSPDVQEKLVRENPPEGVFKIKGSDHCPFFSKPQSLHKILVEIAQIP; this is encoded by the exons atGGGGAATCGGTTCGTGTGCATGACGAAGAAGGACGCCAGTGAGGGCGGGAATGTGTCTCGGAGCAAGCGGATGGCCACCGGTCGGTCCCAGAGGAAgctggtggtggaggaggagctcCTCCATCGCCAGGCTCTCTCCATGGCCCTGCATCAGTCTCAGAGGTTTGACGGATCCATGTCCCGCCGCATCAACGGCAACACCAGCTCCCGCAGACGCCCCCTCTCCGATCAATCCCCCAATGGGAAGCCG GTAGCAGACTTTCTGGAAGGAGTAAAATGGAAGAAATTTGTCCTGATACATGGAGAAGGGTTTGGAGCTTGGTGCTGGTACAAGACGATAGTTCTTTTAGAGGAAGTGGGACTCATCCCTACAGCCATCGATCTCACAGGATCTGGTATCGATGCAACTGATACTAATAGTGTCTGCACGCTGGCAGAATATTCGAAACCACTGAGTGACTATCTGCAGAACCTTCCAGAGGATGAAAAG GTAATATTGGTTGGTCACAGCATTGGTGGTGCATGTGTTTCTTATGCTTTGGAGCAATTCCCAGAAAAGATTTCTAAAGCCATTTATATTTGTGGTACAATGGTGGCTAATGGTCAGAGACCTTTTGATGTATTTGCTGAAGAG CTTGGTTCTGCAGAAATCTTTATGCAAGAATCGAAGTACTTAATACATGGGAACGGAAAGGACAAGACTCCTACAGGATTTCAgtttgagaaaaatcaaatgaagggTTTATACTTTAATCAATCCCCTGCTAAG GATGTTGCGTTGGCCATGGTTTCGATGAGACCTATTCCGCTTGGGCCTATAATGCAAGAATTATCATTGTCCCCCGAAAAGTATGGGCGTTGCCATCGGTTTTATGTCCAGACGCTGGATGATCGTGCCCTTTCTCCGGATGTGCAAGAGAAGCTGGTGCGAGAAAACCCTCCAGAAGGCGTCTTCAAGATCAAGGGCAGCGATCACTGCCCCTTCTTCTCAAAGCCTCAGTCGCTGCACAAAATTTTGGTGGAAATTGCCCAAATTCCGTAA
- the LOC115734290 gene encoding uncharacterized protein LOC115734290 produces the protein MVHMRALNCDLFPSSRFARGLYRDTSVKRSTGDDLVYRIVRCRESRERERWRREERGGVPALRCSLSSPEEAEFGGITGLRTERRDDGGGRFEYLAKAHGWGVRRLIEDGDEMRAVARIQAQAFHEPVALFNDLFFQFFEAEVLAGLVYKLRNSPSDRYACLVAEPATSAPMLEDGVVGVVDVTVLREKAVLRHLPGAEEYLYVSGIAVSESFRRRKVATVLLEACDELCIGWGYRYLVLRAHEDDSGARTLYANAGYRVVTGDPIWVSWIGKRRRVLMIKKIG, from the exons ATGGTTCATATGAGAGCTCTGAACTGTGACCTCTTTCCGAGTAGCCGCTTCGCCCGAGGCTTGTACCGTGACACGAGCGTTAAACGAAGCACTGGCGACGATCTTGTCTATCGAATCGTTCGCTGTAGAGAGTCCCGGGAGAGAGAACGATGGCGGCGCGAGGAGAGAGGCGGAGTCCCTGCATTACGGTGCTCGTTGTCCTCACCGGAGGAAGCGGAATTCGGAGGAATAACGGGGTTGAGAACAGAGCGGAGAGACGATGGCGGTGGACGGTTCGAGTATCTGGCGAAGGCGCACGGATGGGGAGTGAGGAGGTTGATTGAAGACGGAGACGAAATGAGGGCGGTGGCTCGAATCCAAGCCCAAGCCTTCCATGAACCGGTGGCTCTCTTCAACGATCTCTTCTTCCAGTTTTTCGAG GCAGAAGTGCTCGCCGGGCTCGTTTACAAACTCCGAAACTCCCCTTCGGACAG ATACGCTTGCTTGGTGGCTGAGCCCGCGACGAGTGCTCCCATGCTCGAAGATGGAGTGGTCGGAGTGGTCGATGTCACGGTGTTGAGGGAGAAGGCTGTGCTTCGGCACTTACCGGGAGCTGAAGAGTACCTCTATGTGTCCGGCATTGCAGTGTCCGAGAGCTTCAG GAGGCGGAAAGTGGCAACCGTGCTGCTCGAGGCCTGCGATGAGCTCTGCATTGGATGGGGCTACCGGTATCTGGTGCTCCGAGCTCATGAGGACGATTCTGGCGCTCGCACATTGTACGCGAACGCGGGTTATAGAGTCGTGACTGGGGATCCTATATGGGTCTCTTGGATCGGGAAAAGGCGACGCGTCCTTATGATCAAGAAAATCGGGTGA